In Streptomyces sp. NBC_00306, a single genomic region encodes these proteins:
- a CDS encoding YciI family protein, translated as MTRYLISFDDGAMAFPEEELPEVAEASHEVVRQAQEAGVWVFGGGLERQQANVVAIDGTVTDGPYPETKAVLGGFSIIDVPSREDALEWAAKIAAACRCAQEVREIMPDVSV; from the coding sequence ATGACGCGGTACCTGATCTCGTTCGACGACGGCGCGATGGCGTTCCCCGAGGAGGAGTTGCCCGAGGTTGCCGAGGCCTCGCACGAGGTGGTGCGTCAGGCTCAGGAAGCCGGTGTGTGGGTTTTCGGTGGTGGACTCGAAAGGCAGCAGGCGAACGTCGTGGCCATCGACGGGACGGTCACCGACGGGCCGTACCCGGAGACCAAGGCGGTGCTCGGCGGGTTCTCAATCATCGATGTGCCCTCACGTGAGGACGCGCTGGAGTGGGCTGCCAAGATCGCTGCCGCGTGCCGCTGTGCGCAAGAGGTCCGGGAGATCATGCCCGACGTGTCCGTTTGA